From Flavobacteriales bacterium, a single genomic window includes:
- a CDS encoding iron-sulfur cluster assembly accessory protein: MINVTDNAKNEALKLMEADNMGTKAFIRVGVKGGGCSGLMYELEFDTEIKEGDKEFEDNGIKVVVEKKSFLYLIGTELDFSGGLNGKGFVFKNPNADRTCGCGESFAI, translated from the coding sequence ATGATAAACGTTACAGATAACGCAAAAAACGAGGCCCTTAAGCTTATGGAGGCTGACAATATGGGCACCAAAGCCTTTATTCGAGTTGGAGTAAAAGGTGGTGGTTGTTCTGGTTTGATGTACGAATTAGAATTCGATACAGAGATAAAAGAAGGCGACAAGGAGTTTGAAGACAATGGTATCAAAGTGGTGGTTGAAAAGAAAAGCTTCTTGTATCTAATCGGAACGGAATTAGACTTCTCTGGAGGTTTAAACGGAAAAGGATTTGTGTTTAAAAATCCTAATGCAGATCGTACTTGCGGATGTGGCGAAAGCTTCGCTATATAA
- a CDS encoding succinate dehydrogenase cytochrome b subunit produces the protein MSQSSSIVRKVTMSLSGLFLITFLPMHLLINSLSLIGADLFNEAVHFMETNLMIQVMQPVLGIGFIVHIVMGIKLTMQNRAARPIKYEFEDAADSSTWASRNMILTGLLLLAFLALHLANYFVKMKFTGMDGMTAFEMVTGLFDSWYYVAIYEAAFILLGVHLSHGFTSAFQSIGANHSKYNPIIQMVSQGYVIVITLGFVIIPILHFIGAAPFCSGICTH, from the coding sequence ATGAGCCAGTCGTCTTCTATTGTCAGAAAAGTAACGATGTCCTTATCGGGATTGTTTCTGATTACTTTTTTACCAATGCATCTTCTTATTAACAGCTTGTCGCTTATTGGCGCCGACTTATTTAACGAAGCTGTTCACTTTATGGAAACTAACCTGATGATTCAAGTAATGCAACCTGTATTGGGAATCGGATTCATCGTACACATTGTAATGGGTATTAAATTAACGATGCAAAACAGAGCAGCTCGTCCTATCAAATACGAATTTGAAGATGCAGCAGATAGTTCTACGTGGGCATCTAGAAACATGATTTTAACCGGTCTTCTTCTTTTGGCTTTCTTGGCACTTCACTTGGCTAACTACTTTGTGAAAATGAAGTTTACGGGAATGGACGGAATGACTGCTTTCGAAATGGTAACAGGTTTATTTGATAGCTGGTATTATGTTGCGATATATGAGGCAGCATTCATCTTATTAGGTGTTCATTTAAGCCATGGATTTACTTCTGCTTTCCAATCGATAGGAGCAAATCACTCAAAATATAACCCGATCATTCAAATGGTATCGCAAGGATACGTGATAGTAATTACGCTTGGTTTTGTAATCATTCCTATTCTTCATTTCATCGGAGCAGCACCATTTTGTTCAGGAATTTGCACTCATTAA
- the thiL gene encoding thiamine-phosphate kinase, with amino-acid sequence MLENSGRTELESLGEFGLIEHLTKDLKLVNKSSAVGVGDDAAVLDYKNKQTVVSTDMLVEGVHFDLTYVPLKHLGYKSVVVNLSDIAAMNAVPKQITVSIAISNRFSLEAIEEIYGGIHLACEKYKVDLVGGDTTTSNSGLIISITAIGEGDKKTLAFRGGAKKNDLICVSGDLGSAYMGLQLLEREKAVFKENPKMQPDLGGNDYILERQLKPEARTDIVQMLGEMKVQPTSMIDISDGLASELLHICHKSKVGCSVYEEKFPMDSTMINAAVSMDLNPAMCVLNGGEDYELLFTVDLSDHDKIKGNPHITIIGHVTDESEGCNMVAKGDTVMELTAQGWDAFKDNKRNEK; translated from the coding sequence ATGTTAGAAAATAGCGGCAGAACAGAGTTAGAGTCATTAGGCGAATTTGGATTAATTGAGCACTTAACAAAAGACTTGAAATTGGTGAATAAATCGAGTGCCGTTGGTGTTGGAGATGACGCCGCAGTTTTGGATTACAAAAATAAACAGACCGTAGTTTCTACAGATATGTTGGTTGAGGGCGTCCACTTCGATCTTACTTATGTTCCATTAAAGCATTTAGGGTATAAATCTGTAGTAGTTAATCTATCGGACATCGCTGCTATGAATGCAGTACCGAAGCAAATTACCGTTTCAATTGCCATCTCCAATCGTTTTTCATTAGAGGCTATAGAAGAGATTTACGGAGGTATTCATTTGGCTTGCGAAAAGTATAAGGTTGATTTAGTTGGAGGAGATACAACAACTTCCAATTCGGGGTTAATAATTAGCATTACAGCTATTGGTGAAGGGGACAAAAAAACTTTGGCATTTAGAGGTGGTGCCAAGAAGAATGATTTAATCTGTGTCAGCGGAGATCTTGGTTCAGCTTATATGGGACTTCAGTTATTAGAAAGAGAAAAGGCGGTTTTTAAGGAAAATCCGAAAATGCAACCAGATTTGGGTGGGAACGATTACATCTTAGAACGTCAGTTAAAACCTGAAGCAAGAACAGATATCGTTCAAATGTTAGGAGAGATGAAGGTTCAACCAACTTCTATGATCGATATTTCGGATGGCTTGGCTTCGGAGCTATTACATATTTGCCATAAATCGAAAGTGGGATGTAGTGTGTATGAAGAGAAATTCCCGATGGATTCAACTATGATTAATGCGGCCGTAAGTATGGATTTGAATCCTGCAATGTGTGTATTAAATGGGGGAGAGGATTATGAACTCCTTTTTACTGTTGATTTATCCGATCACGATAAAATTAAAGGAAATCCACACATTACTATAATTGGTCATGTTACCGACGAAAGTGAAGGTTGTAACATGGTTGCTAAAGGTGACACAGTTATGGAACTTACTGCTCAGGGTTGGGATGCTTTCAAGGACAATAAAAGAAATGAGAAGTAG
- a CDS encoding aminopeptidase P family protein — MKYLPIDRQLFIDNRQRFSELLKSNSVAIFNSNDQMPTNADGTMPFRQNSDLFYLSGIDQEESILVIYPNAKDAAQREMLFVKETNAEIAIWEGQKHTKDSATSTSGISSIYWLQDFGDILTQLIKDSDYIYINTNEHKRASTEVETRDARFINKLELDYPDVKLEQSAPLMHNLRAIKSSIEIDLIQQACDITEKGFRRILGFVKPGVMEYEIEAELSHEFLRNRSRGFAYEPIIAGGFNACVLHYLENNKECKDGDLMLLDVGAEYANYASDLTRSIPVNGKFSDRQADVYNAVLHVMKQAVKMLVVGNNLSDYHKAAGKLMEEELIGLGLLNKAEVKNQDPTKPLYKKYFMHGTSHHLGLDVHDVADMNRTFEAGMVFTCEPGIYIRDENLGIRIENDYLITENGAVDLMKNIPIEIAEIESLMA, encoded by the coding sequence ATGAAGTATTTACCTATTGATCGTCAGTTATTTATCGATAACAGACAACGATTTTCTGAATTACTCAAATCCAATTCCGTCGCCATTTTTAATTCCAATGATCAAATGCCCACTAACGCAGATGGAACAATGCCTTTCCGACAGAATAGCGACTTGTTTTATTTGTCTGGAATAGATCAAGAAGAAAGTATATTGGTGATCTATCCGAATGCTAAAGATGCCGCGCAAAGGGAGATGCTATTTGTAAAAGAAACAAATGCTGAGATTGCCATTTGGGAAGGACAAAAACATACAAAAGATTCAGCTACCTCTACTTCTGGAATTTCGTCTATTTATTGGCTACAAGATTTCGGAGACATCTTAACTCAACTTATTAAAGATTCTGATTACATCTATATAAATACTAACGAGCACAAAAGAGCGAGTACCGAAGTAGAAACTAGAGACGCCCGTTTTATTAATAAATTAGAACTCGATTATCCAGATGTAAAATTGGAGCAATCGGCTCCTCTAATGCATAATCTAAGAGCAATTAAATCGAGTATAGAGATAGACTTGATTCAGCAAGCTTGCGACATCACTGAAAAAGGATTTCGAAGAATATTAGGCTTCGTTAAACCAGGGGTAATGGAATATGAAATTGAAGCTGAATTGAGCCATGAATTCCTTAGAAACCGATCAAGAGGTTTTGCTTATGAGCCAATTATAGCAGGAGGTTTTAATGCATGTGTTCTACACTACTTAGAGAATAATAAAGAATGTAAAGACGGAGACCTCATGTTGTTAGATGTGGGGGCCGAATACGCTAATTATGCATCAGACTTAACCAGATCTATACCTGTTAATGGCAAGTTTTCGGATCGTCAGGCTGATGTTTACAATGCGGTTTTACATGTGATGAAACAAGCGGTTAAGATGTTGGTCGTGGGAAATAATCTCAGTGATTACCACAAGGCAGCTGGCAAATTAATGGAAGAAGAGCTTATAGGCTTGGGCTTACTAAATAAAGCAGAAGTTAAAAACCAAGATCCTACTAAACCTCTTTACAAGAAGTATTTCATGCATGGCACTTCTCATCATTTAGGTCTCGATGTGCATGATGTAGCAGACATGAACCGAACTTTTGAAGCCGGAATGGTTTTTACTTGTGAACCGGGAATCTATATCCGAGATGAAAATTTAGGAATTCGAATCGAAAACGACTACCTCATTACCGAAAATGGAGCTGTTGATTTAATGAAAAACATTCCTATTGAAATTGCTGAGATTGAGTCCCTAATGGCCTAA